One Streptomyces sp. NBC_00554 DNA segment encodes these proteins:
- a CDS encoding response regulator transcription factor, with protein MRVLIVEDEERFAAGLRDGLEAEGFAVDVALDGVDGLWMARESAYDAIVLDIMLPRLNGYRVCRTLRGEGNWTPILMLTAKEGEWDEIEGLDTGADDYLTKPVSYAVLLARLRALLRREARERPAVLAVGDLRLDPAARTVTRSGRQVEVTARELAVLEFLMRRTGESVSKRTILDHVWGDDFEGDPNIVEVYVRRLRNKVDRPFGRDSLRTVRGHGYRLVPDGG; from the coding sequence ATGCGCGTGCTGATCGTCGAGGACGAGGAGCGGTTCGCGGCCGGGCTGAGGGACGGTCTGGAGGCCGAGGGATTCGCCGTGGACGTGGCGCTCGACGGGGTGGACGGGCTGTGGATGGCGCGTGAGAGCGCGTACGACGCGATTGTCCTCGACATCATGCTGCCGAGGCTCAACGGCTACCGGGTCTGCCGGACGCTGCGTGGTGAGGGCAACTGGACGCCGATCCTCATGCTCACCGCCAAGGAGGGCGAGTGGGACGAGATCGAGGGCCTCGACACCGGCGCCGACGACTACCTCACCAAGCCCGTCTCGTACGCCGTGCTGCTCGCCCGGCTGCGGGCGCTGTTGCGGCGGGAGGCACGCGAGCGGCCCGCGGTGCTCGCGGTGGGCGACCTGCGGCTGGATCCGGCCGCGCGCACGGTGACCCGGTCCGGGCGTCAGGTCGAGGTGACGGCACGGGAGTTGGCCGTGCTGGAGTTCCTGATGCGGCGGACAGGCGAGTCCGTCAGCAAGCGGACGATCCTCGACCATGTGTGGGGCGACGACTTCGAGGGCGATCCGAACATCGTCGAGGTGTATGTGCGGCGCCTGCGCAACAAGGTTGATCGTCCCTTCGGGAGGGACTCCCTGCGGACCGTGCGGGGGCACGGATATCGGTTGGTGCCGGATGGCGGGTGA
- a CDS encoding Clp protease N-terminal domain-containing protein, with product MQSRIPQQPAAESGPYRAELDARLSDELASVVSGARRRALRDGDRQIDTAHLLHSLLESDPDVRAVFDSGPQVARLLGYLVQRSIGYGLRWQSTVEDSGAVPMVAEAGWSPVAAGAMEDACERAVLRDDLRACGLDLLAAVVADPQSRAVEVLGRAGVDAGELLARIEAGFDEYAGGGDSGC from the coding sequence GTGCAATCCCGTATCCCCCAGCAGCCCGCCGCCGAGAGCGGCCCGTACCGCGCCGAACTCGATGCCAGGCTCAGCGACGAGCTGGCCTCGGTGGTCTCCGGTGCGCGCAGGAGAGCACTCAGGGACGGGGACCGGCAGATCGACACGGCCCATCTGCTGCACTCCTTGCTGGAATCCGACCCCGACGTGCGCGCGGTCTTCGACAGCGGGCCGCAGGTCGCCCGGCTGCTCGGCTACCTCGTGCAGCGCAGCATCGGCTACGGGCTGCGCTGGCAGAGCACCGTCGAGGACTCCGGTGCCGTACCGATGGTGGCCGAGGCGGGCTGGTCCCCGGTGGCGGCCGGCGCCATGGAGGACGCGTGCGAGCGGGCCGTTCTACGGGATGACCTGCGGGCCTGCGGTCTCGATCTCCTTGCCGCGGTCGTCGCAGATCCCCAGTCGCGGGCCGTCGAGGTGCTCGGGCGCGCGGGTGTCGACGCCGGAGAGCTGCTGGCGCGGATCGAGGCCGGGTTCGACGAGTACGCGGGTGGGGGCGACTCCGGGTGCTGA
- a CDS encoding cysteine hydrolase, translating to MPSYEQLSELLDPATTVVLTVECQQGVVGQDSALPELAKEARSSGALANVARLVAAAHESGVQVIHAIAERRPDGRGANRNARLFRAAERLPVQQLTGTTAVRIVPPIEVAEEDFVVRRLHGLSPITGTEVDALLRNLGCRTLVVTGVSANVAIPNTVFDAVNRGYTAVVPADAIAGVPSDYTPAMIRNTLALVAVITSTDDLLAVFKRPRRVPRA from the coding sequence ATGCCGTCGTACGAACAGCTCAGTGAGCTCCTCGACCCCGCCACCACGGTAGTACTCACCGTCGAGTGCCAGCAGGGAGTCGTGGGGCAGGACAGCGCACTGCCCGAACTCGCCAAGGAGGCACGGTCGTCGGGGGCGCTGGCGAACGTCGCGAGGCTGGTCGCCGCCGCGCACGAGAGCGGGGTGCAGGTCATCCACGCGATCGCCGAGCGCCGCCCGGACGGCCGGGGCGCCAATCGCAACGCCAGGCTGTTCCGCGCGGCCGAGCGGCTCCCGGTCCAGCAGCTGACGGGGACCACGGCGGTGCGGATCGTGCCGCCCATCGAGGTCGCCGAAGAGGACTTCGTCGTACGGCGACTGCACGGGCTGTCGCCGATCACGGGCACCGAAGTCGACGCGCTGCTGCGGAATCTGGGCTGCCGCACCCTCGTGGTGACCGGCGTCTCGGCCAACGTGGCCATCCCCAACACCGTGTTCGACGCCGTGAACCGCGGCTACACGGCCGTGGTGCCCGCGGACGCGATCGCCGGGGTGCCCTCGGACTACACCCCAGCGATGATCCGCAACACGCTGGCCCTGGTCGCCGTGATCACGTCGACCGACGATCTGCTGGCCGTTTTCAAGCGGCCGCGGCGCGTTCCGCGGGCTTGA
- a CDS encoding DMT family transporter: MSNAVSGLPIGRGLLYLIVAGAAWGTAGAAASLVYRASDMGPIALSFWRCAGGLVLLLAVRLPRRRVRPAVREPLNRKVLRIGVTGLGLAVFQTAYFAAVEATGLAVATVVTLGAGPVLIALGARLTMGERLGGGGLAAVAGALGGLAVLVLGSGGATVRPWGVVLAVVSAAGYSLMTLLTRWWGRDGGPDASHTTVWAFAVTTACLLPFGLVEGLVPHTAQPAHVLALLAYIAAVPTALAYGLYFAGAAVVRSATVSVVMLLEPVSAAVLAVALLGERLTAATLVGTSLMLGSVAGLAVAEARRAAAERRTLEGGVGEKVLI; this comes from the coding sequence GTGTCGAATGCCGTCTCCGGTCTGCCCATCGGGCGAGGCCTTCTCTATCTGATCGTCGCCGGTGCCGCCTGGGGCACCGCGGGCGCGGCCGCGTCCTTGGTCTACCGGGCCAGTGATATGGGGCCGATCGCCCTGTCCTTCTGGCGCTGCGCGGGCGGACTCGTCCTGCTGCTCGCCGTGCGCCTGCCGCGCCGCCGGGTCAGGCCCGCCGTGCGCGAGCCGCTCAACCGAAAGGTCCTGCGGATCGGCGTCACGGGCTTGGGACTTGCCGTCTTCCAGACCGCCTACTTCGCCGCCGTCGAGGCGACCGGCCTTGCCGTGGCGACCGTCGTCACGTTGGGCGCCGGGCCCGTGCTCATCGCGCTCGGCGCGCGGCTGACCATGGGTGAGCGGCTCGGCGGTGGCGGGCTGGCCGCCGTCGCCGGGGCGCTGGGCGGGCTCGCGGTGCTGGTGCTCGGCAGCGGAGGTGCGACAGTGCGCCCCTGGGGCGTGGTGCTCGCGGTCGTGTCCGCGGCCGGATATTCCCTGATGACCCTGCTCACGCGCTGGTGGGGCCGCGACGGCGGGCCCGACGCCTCCCATACGACCGTCTGGGCCTTCGCGGTGACCACCGCCTGCCTGCTGCCCTTCGGCCTGGTCGAAGGTCTGGTCCCGCACACCGCCCAACCGGCGCACGTCCTCGCCCTGTTGGCCTACATCGCCGCCGTCCCCACGGCCCTGGCATACGGCCTGTACTTCGCCGGGGCCGCCGTGGTCCGGTCCGCCACCGTCTCCGTAGTCATGCTCCTGGAGCCGGTGAGCGCCGCCGTACTGGCCGTCGCACTGCTCGGCGAACGGCTCACCGCGGCGACTCTCGTGGGCACCTCTTTGATGCTGGGGTCGGTCGCTGGGCTCGCGGTGGCGGAGGCTCGGCGCGCGGCGGCCGAGCGGCGGACGCTGGAAGGAGGGGTGGGGGAAAAGGTACTGATCTGA
- a CDS encoding DMT family transporter: MTTAATPRPGTLTPTDAAPRRRTALDWRIRFGVLSLIWGFSFLLIKVGTQGYAPFQVTLGRLVFGTAVLAAAMAVRRERLPRGARTWAHLTVAAFLLNALPFSLFAYSELTIPSTLAGICNATSPLWGMALSLVALSEDRPTRRRVAGLGIGFIGVLTVLGAWQGFQGLDATGTVMALMASLSYPIGWIYVRRTLAGSGHSHLSMTGAQLLLASVQLALITPLFTTLPDHFPLVPLLAIAALGTLGTGLALLIQYGLVAEVGPTTAQMVTYFIPVIATGAGVAILGESLAWSTPVGAAIILAGAALTQAKGRR, from the coding sequence ATGACCACCGCTGCCACTCCCCGTCCCGGCACCCTCACCCCGACCGACGCGGCCCCCCGCCGCCGAACCGCCCTGGACTGGCGGATCCGCTTCGGTGTTCTCTCCCTGATCTGGGGCTTCAGCTTCCTGCTCATCAAGGTCGGTACGCAGGGCTACGCGCCGTTCCAGGTCACGCTCGGCCGGCTGGTGTTCGGGACCGCGGTGCTCGCGGCCGCGATGGCGGTGAGGCGGGAGCGGCTGCCGCGCGGTGCGCGGACCTGGGCGCATCTCACGGTCGCGGCCTTCCTGCTCAACGCGCTGCCGTTCTCCCTCTTCGCCTACTCCGAGCTGACGATCCCCTCGACGCTCGCGGGCATCTGCAACGCGACCTCGCCGCTGTGGGGCATGGCGCTGTCCCTGGTCGCCCTCTCCGAGGACCGGCCGACCAGGCGCAGGGTCGCGGGCCTCGGCATCGGCTTCATAGGCGTCCTGACGGTCCTCGGCGCCTGGCAGGGCTTCCAGGGCCTGGACGCCACGGGCACGGTGATGGCCCTGATGGCCTCGCTGAGCTACCCGATCGGCTGGATCTACGTCCGCCGCACGCTGGCCGGCTCCGGCCACTCGCATCTGTCGATGACCGGCGCCCAGTTGCTGCTGGCCAGCGTCCAACTCGCCCTCATCACCCCGCTGTTCACCACACTGCCGGACCACTTCCCGCTCGTCCCGTTGCTCGCGATCGCCGCCCTGGGCACCCTCGGCACGGGCCTCGCCCTGCTCATCCAGTACGGCCTGGTCGCCGAGGTCGGCCCGACTACGGCCCAGATGGTCACGTACTTCATCCCGGTCATCGCCACCGGCGCCGGCGTGGCGATCCTCGGCGAGTCGCTGGCCTGGTCGACCCCGGTCGGCGCGGCGATCATCCTGGCGGGCGCGGCGCTGACCCAGGCCAAGGGGCGCCGATGA
- a CDS encoding LysR family transcriptional regulator, with protein MLNLERLRTLDALARHGSVSGAADGLHVTTSAVSQQMSKLEREVGQQLLAKNGRGVRLTDAGRLLADHAARILSQVELAQSDLEAQRGQVVGELRLSAFPTAARGLFPTVLAALRADHPGLRLRSCELEPEAGVAGVVRGDLDLAVVLDWYNKPMPLPDGLVKAAILDDPADVAMPVGHRLAGRAEVDLGEFADDEWITWGEGEFCHEWLMFTLRSKGVEPHIAHRAAETHTQLGLVAAGLGVCVAPLLGRHPMPEGVVTVPLRQRVRRHVYVVWRADADRRPSIRAAVEALRRAGKAVS; from the coding sequence ATGTTGAATCTGGAGCGCTTGCGCACCCTCGACGCCCTCGCCCGGCACGGTTCGGTGAGCGGTGCGGCCGACGGACTGCACGTCACGACGTCGGCCGTCTCCCAGCAGATGTCCAAGCTGGAGCGCGAGGTGGGGCAGCAGCTGCTCGCCAAGAACGGGCGTGGGGTGCGCCTCACCGACGCCGGACGGCTGCTCGCCGACCATGCCGCGCGGATCCTGTCCCAGGTCGAACTGGCCCAGTCCGACCTGGAGGCACAGCGGGGGCAAGTGGTGGGCGAGCTGCGGCTGTCCGCGTTCCCGACGGCCGCGCGGGGGCTCTTTCCCACCGTGCTCGCCGCTCTCCGTGCCGATCATCCCGGGCTGCGGCTGCGTTCGTGCGAGCTGGAGCCGGAGGCCGGGGTCGCCGGGGTGGTGCGCGGCGATCTTGATCTGGCGGTTGTGCTCGACTGGTACAACAAGCCGATGCCGCTGCCCGACGGTTTGGTGAAGGCGGCGATCCTCGACGACCCGGCCGATGTGGCGATGCCGGTCGGTCACCGGCTCGCGGGCCGTGCGGAGGTGGACCTCGGCGAGTTCGCCGACGACGAGTGGATCACGTGGGGCGAGGGCGAGTTCTGCCACGAGTGGCTGATGTTCACGCTCCGCTCCAAGGGCGTCGAGCCGCACATCGCCCATCGCGCCGCGGAGACCCACACGCAGCTGGGGCTGGTTGCCGCGGGGCTCGGGGTGTGCGTGGCGCCGCTGCTCGGGCGCCATCCGATGCCCGAGGGAGTCGTCACGGTGCCGTTGCGGCAGCGGGTGCGGCGACATGTCTACGTCGTGTGGCGGGCGGACGCCGACCGCCGCCCCTCCATCAGAGCGGCGGTCGAGGCCTTGCGCAGAGCTGGGAAAGCGGTCTCCTGA
- a CDS encoding DMT family transporter — MPVHTSQGSQGNRGRGVGLGLALASAVAFGGSGVAAKPLIEAGLDPLHVVWLRVAGAALLMLPLAVRHRALVRSRPALLAGFGLLAVAGVQACYFAAISRIPVGVALLVEYLAPALVLGWVRFVQRRPVTRAAALGVVLAVGGLACVVEVWSGLSFDMVGLLLALGAACCQVGYFVLSDQGSDAGDEAPDPLGVIAYGLLVGALVLTVVARPWNMDWSVLGGTADMNGTAVAASLLLGWIVLIATVVAYVTGVLSVRRLSPQVAGVVACLEAVIATVLAWVLLGEHLSAPQIVGGAVVLVGAFIAQSSAPAKASEGAVAGGVGQDGPDGSERELSARGSAV; from the coding sequence GTGCCGGTGCATACGTCTCAGGGCAGTCAGGGGAACCGGGGGAGGGGCGTCGGCCTGGGCCTCGCGCTCGCGTCGGCGGTTGCTTTCGGTGGATCGGGTGTCGCGGCCAAGCCGTTGATCGAGGCGGGTCTGGATCCGCTCCACGTGGTGTGGCTGCGGGTCGCGGGCGCCGCGCTTCTCATGCTGCCGCTGGCCGTACGTCACCGAGCCCTGGTGCGAAGCCGCCCCGCGCTGCTCGCCGGGTTCGGGCTGCTCGCCGTGGCCGGTGTGCAGGCCTGCTACTTCGCCGCCATCTCCCGGATCCCCGTCGGGGTCGCGCTGCTCGTCGAGTACCTCGCGCCGGCGCTCGTGCTCGGCTGGGTGCGGTTCGTGCAGCGCAGGCCTGTGACGCGGGCCGCGGCCCTCGGGGTCGTCCTCGCGGTCGGCGGGCTCGCCTGTGTGGTCGAGGTGTGGTCGGGGCTGAGCTTCGACATGGTCGGACTGCTGCTGGCGCTGGGTGCCGCCTGCTGCCAGGTCGGCTACTTCGTCCTGTCCGACCAGGGCAGCGACGCGGGCGACGAAGCGCCCGACCCGCTCGGAGTCATCGCGTACGGCCTGCTCGTCGGCGCCCTGGTGCTGACCGTCGTCGCCCGCCCCTGGAACATGGACTGGTCCGTGCTCGGGGGCACCGCGGACATGAACGGGACCGCCGTCGCCGCCTCGCTGCTCCTCGGCTGGATCGTGCTGATCGCCACCGTCGTCGCCTACGTCACCGGGGTGCTCTCCGTGCGCAGGCTCTCGCCGCAGGTCGCGGGCGTCGTGGCCTGCCTCGAAGCGGTCATCGCGACCGTCCTCGCCTGGGTGCTGCTCGGCGAGCACCTCTCGGCGCCGCAGATCGTCGGCGGCGCGGTCGTGCTCGTCGGTGCGTTCATCGCGCAGTCGTCGGCGCCGGCCAAGGCCTCAGAGGGAGCGGTCGCCGGAGGCGTGGGACAGGACGGTCCAGACGGCTCCGAAAGGGAGTTGTCGGCCCGAGGGAGCGCCGTCTAG
- a CDS encoding Rieske (2Fe-2S) protein yields the protein MISESLQSVSAPSRRTVVAAVGAAGIAVALTACGSEDDSSGSSGSSDVQDNSSAGAAGEDTATAGGGTVIAKTSDIPEGGGKVFESEGVVVTQPAAGTFKAFSSKCTHQGCAVKGIANNVITCPCHNSQFSAEDGSVTKGPATQPLAAANITVDGDSITLA from the coding sequence ATGATCAGCGAATCGCTCCAGTCCGTATCGGCACCGTCCCGCCGCACAGTCGTGGCGGCGGTCGGCGCGGCAGGAATCGCCGTCGCGCTGACCGCCTGCGGGTCGGAGGACGATTCCTCCGGCTCCTCCGGCTCTTCGGACGTGCAGGACAACAGCAGTGCGGGTGCCGCCGGGGAGGACACCGCCACGGCCGGCGGGGGCACCGTAATCGCGAAGACCTCGGACATCCCCGAGGGCGGCGGCAAGGTCTTCGAGTCCGAGGGTGTGGTGGTGACCCAGCCTGCGGCGGGCACGTTCAAGGCGTTCTCGTCCAAGTGCACCCACCAGGGCTGTGCCGTGAAGGGCATCGCCAACAACGTCATCACCTGTCCGTGCCACAACAGCCAGTTCTCCGCCGAGGACGGCAGCGTGACGAAGGGCCCGGCGACGCAGCCCCTGGCCGCCGCGAACATCACGGTGGACGGGGACTCGATCACGCTGGCGTGA
- a CDS encoding pyridoxamine 5'-phosphate oxidase family protein, translated as MENAMPETSTQPGTPQPAAYTPTDRTVPTRSAKRAAYDHESVHSILDEGYVCHLGFVRDGAPVVLPTLYGRVGERLYVHGSTGSRPLRMTGQADPGLPVCLTVTHVDGLVLARSAFHHSINYRSVVVHGIAHQVTDPDERRTALDALVDHVVPGRSQDSRPANAKELAATAVISLDLNEVSAKVRTGGPNDEPEDLSLPYWSGVLPLAKGYGAPIPSTDLAAEVELPDYLASR; from the coding sequence ATGGAGAACGCAATGCCGGAGACGAGCACTCAGCCTGGGACGCCGCAACCCGCTGCCTACACCCCGACCGACCGCACCGTCCCCACCCGATCCGCGAAGCGCGCCGCGTACGACCACGAGTCGGTGCACTCGATACTCGACGAGGGCTACGTCTGCCACCTCGGCTTCGTCCGCGACGGCGCCCCGGTCGTACTCCCCACCCTGTACGGACGCGTCGGCGAGCGCCTCTACGTGCACGGTTCGACCGGCTCGCGCCCCCTGCGGATGACCGGCCAGGCCGATCCCGGGCTGCCGGTCTGCCTGACCGTCACACACGTGGACGGCCTGGTGCTGGCCCGGTCCGCCTTCCACCACTCGATCAACTACCGCTCCGTGGTGGTGCACGGCATCGCCCACCAGGTGACCGACCCGGACGAGCGGCGGACGGCCCTGGACGCACTCGTCGACCACGTCGTCCCCGGGCGCTCGCAGGACTCGCGCCCCGCCAACGCCAAGGAGCTGGCGGCCACCGCCGTGATCAGCCTCGACCTCAACGAAGTCTCCGCGAAGGTCCGCACCGGCGGCCCGAACGACGAGCCCGAGGACCTCTCCCTGCCCTACTGGAGCGGAGTCCTCCCCCTGGCCAAGGGATATGGCGCCCCCATTCCCTCGACGGACCTCGCCGCCGAAGTCGAGCTGCCGGACTATCTGGCATCGCGTTGA
- a CDS encoding pyridoxamine 5'-phosphate oxidase family protein, with translation MAVTQRRGRKIMMTPGELDEFLTTQRTCRVATVSKDGVPHVSALWFAWDGTSLWLYSVVRSKRWAELRRDPRIAVVIDTGEEYGELRGVELSGTADFVGEVPRTGELRAELDVPETLFARKNFGLEEMPHDGRHAWARLTPTSIASWDFRKLPQ, from the coding sequence ATGGCCGTAACTCAGCGCAGGGGTCGGAAGATCATGATGACACCCGGCGAGCTGGACGAGTTCCTCACCACCCAGCGCACCTGCCGCGTCGCGACCGTGTCGAAGGACGGCGTTCCGCATGTGAGCGCCCTGTGGTTCGCCTGGGACGGCACCTCGCTGTGGCTGTACTCCGTGGTGCGCAGCAAGCGTTGGGCGGAGCTGCGCCGCGATCCGCGGATCGCGGTGGTGATCGACACCGGCGAGGAGTACGGGGAGCTGCGGGGCGTCGAGCTGTCCGGCACGGCGGATTTCGTGGGCGAGGTCCCCCGCACCGGGGAACTGCGTGCCGAACTCGACGTCCCGGAGACCTTGTTCGCACGCAAGAACTTCGGCCTCGAGGAGATGCCGCACGACGGCCGCCACGCATGGGCGCGGCTGACGCCGACGTCGATCGCCTCGTGGGACTTCCGGAAGCTGCCGCAGTAG
- a CDS encoding aminotransferase class I/II-fold pyridoxal phosphate-dependent enzyme, whose amino-acid sequence MLGEYRIEGRRAAEIAASVEGAVGSGELEPGQLLPPMRELAEQLGVNPNTVAAAYRTLRERGVIETAGRRGSRIRSKPATTGREYIRVEVPDGVRDVADGNPDRALLPGLAEAFAAAAERSDREPVMYGEAAVEPELARLARAELDADGVPDGPVVVTSGSLDAIERVLVTHLKPGDAVAVEDPGWGSLLDLVPALGLRVVSVGVDDEGPVPDDVRQALEAGARALVVTDRAQNPTGAAMSATRARALRSVLEEYPGTLLIEDDHGHRIVDLPLHPLAGTTRHWVLVRSVAKAYGPDLRLAVLTGDPVTVDRVHGRQRLGPGWVSHLLQRAVVHLWTSGAVDAQAVAASYERRRDALIGALGERGVTAYGRSGMNVWIPVPDETGAVARLLHAGWAVAPGARFRMSAPPGLRITVSPLTPGDIEPLADAVASAVGPGPARRYV is encoded by the coding sequence GTGCTAGGAGAGTATCGGATCGAAGGGCGTCGCGCAGCTGAGATTGCCGCGAGCGTCGAGGGTGCGGTGGGGTCAGGCGAGCTGGAGCCGGGTCAACTGCTGCCGCCCATGCGGGAGTTGGCAGAGCAGCTCGGAGTGAATCCCAACACCGTCGCGGCCGCGTACCGCACGCTGCGGGAGCGCGGGGTGATCGAGACCGCGGGCCGCCGGGGCAGTCGTATCCGCTCCAAGCCGGCCACGACGGGACGCGAATACATTCGGGTCGAGGTGCCGGACGGCGTACGGGACGTGGCCGACGGGAACCCTGATCGCGCACTGCTGCCCGGCCTCGCCGAGGCGTTCGCGGCGGCGGCGGAGCGGTCGGACCGTGAACCCGTGATGTACGGGGAGGCCGCCGTCGAACCGGAGTTGGCGCGGCTCGCGCGTGCCGAACTCGACGCCGACGGGGTGCCCGACGGGCCCGTCGTCGTCACCTCCGGGTCGCTCGACGCCATCGAGCGCGTGCTGGTGACCCACCTCAAACCCGGGGACGCGGTCGCCGTCGAGGATCCCGGCTGGGGCAGTCTGCTCGACCTCGTGCCGGCGCTCGGGCTGCGCGTCGTCTCCGTGGGTGTCGATGACGAGGGCCCGGTCCCCGACGACGTACGGCAAGCACTGGAGGCCGGTGCGCGGGCCCTGGTCGTCACGGACCGTGCGCAGAACCCGACCGGCGCCGCCATGAGCGCCACACGCGCGCGTGCACTGCGTTCCGTGCTCGAGGAGTACCCGGGGACCCTGCTCATCGAGGACGACCATGGACACCGGATCGTCGACCTGCCGCTGCATCCGCTGGCCGGTACGACCCGCCACTGGGTCCTGGTCCGCTCCGTCGCCAAGGCGTACGGGCCCGACCTGCGGCTCGCCGTCCTCACGGGGGACCCCGTCACCGTCGACCGCGTCCACGGGCGGCAGCGGCTGGGCCCCGGCTGGGTCAGCCACCTGTTGCAACGCGCGGTCGTCCACCTCTGGACCAGCGGCGCGGTGGACGCACAGGCCGTGGCGGCCTCGTACGAGCGGCGGCGCGACGCGCTGATCGGCGCTCTCGGGGAGCGGGGTGTCACCGCGTACGGGCGCAGTGGAATGAACGTGTGGATTCCCGTCCCGGACGAGACCGGGGCGGTCGCGCGGCTGCTGCACGCCGGGTGGGCCGTCGCGCCCGGGGCGCGCTTCCGGATGAGTGCGCCGCCGGGTCTGCGGATCACCGTCTCGCCCCTCACGCCGGGCGACATCGAGCCGTTGGCGGACGCGGTCGCCTCCGCCGTCGGCCCCGGACCCGCACGCCGCTACGTATGA